The DNA window GGCGCTGGGCGAACGCACCATCACCCTGGATTGCGATGTGCTGCAGGCCGATGGCGGCACCCGCACCGCCGCGATCACCGGCGCCTATGTAGCCCTGGTGGATGCGGTGAACTGGCTGCGCCAGCGCGGCGAAATCAAGCGCGAGGTGGTGGTGGGCGCGGTCGCCGCGGTCTCCGCCGGCATCTACCGCGGCCAGCCCGTGCTGGATCTGGACTACGCCGAAGACAGCGATTGCGATACCGACATGAACATCGTGATGAACGATGGCGGCGGCTTCATCGAACTGCAGGGCACCGCCGAAGGCCATGCGTTCCGCCGCGACGAGCTGGATGCCCTGCTGGCGCTGGGCGAGAAGGGCGCGCGCGAACTGTTTGCCGCGCAGAACGAGGCGCTGGGTCGCTGAGCCAGCATGTCGCAGACGCTCGCCCTGATTACCGTGCTGGTGGACGATTACGATCGCGCCATCGCCCACTACACCGGCGCGCTGGGCTTCGAGTTGCGTGAAGACACCGACCTGGGCAACGGCAAGCGCTGGGTGCGCGTGGCGCCTCCGGGTTCGCGCGAGACCGGCCTGCTGCTGGCGCAGGCCAGCGATGCGGCGCAGAGGGCACGCATCGGCGACCAGACCGGAGGCCGGGTCGGCTTCTTCCTGCATACCGACGATTTCGCCCGCGACCATGCGCGCATGGTCGCGGCCGGGGTGGAGTTCCTGGAAGCCCCGCGCCACGAAAGCTACGCCACCGTCGCGGTATTCCGCGATGCCTACGGCAACCGCTGGGACCTGCTGCAACCCGCGTCCTGACCTCCCCTGACTGGAGCTCCCCCGCCTTGAAACTGGTCCTGGCTTCCTCCAACGCCGGCAAGCTTGAAGAACTGCGCGAACTGCTGGCCGATACCGGCATCGAGCTGATCGCGCAGAGCGACCTGGGCGTGGACGACGCCGAGGAAACCGGCGCGACCTTTGTCGAAAACGCCATCATCAAGGCGCGCCACGCCGCACGCCTGACCGGCCTGCCGGCGCTGGCCGACGACTCGGGCATCTGCGTGGATGCGCTCGACGGCGCGCCCGGGCTGTATTCGGCGCGCTACGCCGGCGAGCATGGCAATGCCAGCCGCAACATCGACAAACTGCTGGAAGCCTTGCGCGAAGTACCCGACGCACAACGCGGCGCGCATTTCTATTGCGTGCTGGTGCTGCTCCACCATGCCGGCGATCCGCAGCCGCTGATTGTCGAAGGACAATGGCAGGGCCGCATCCTGCACGCGCGCCAGGGCCAGGGTGGCCATGGCTACGATCCGGTGTTCCTGGATCCCGTGCATGGCCAGTCCGCCGCCGAAATGCCGCTGCCGCTCAAGAATGGCCTGAGCCATCGCGGCCAGGCGCTGGCCGCGCTCAAGCAGCGGCTGGCTGCGCGCGCCTGATCGACACCGCCGCCGCATGCTGATCCCACCGCCCCTGTCGCTGTACGTGCACCTGCCGTGGTGCGTGCGCAAATGTCCCTACTGCGACTTCAACTCGCACCAGGGCAAAGGCGCGCTGCCGTTCGAGGACTACATCGACGCGCTGATCCGCGATCTGGATCAGGACTTGCCGCTGGTGTGGGGCCGCACGGTGCATTCGGTGTTCT is part of the Pseudoxanthomonas indica genome and encodes:
- the rph gene encoding ribonuclease PH, whose product is MSQTPVVSPRPSGRLPDQMRPVRIERAFTRHAEGSVLICFGETRVLCTASVDNKVPAFLRGKGEGWVTAEYGMLPRSTHTRSDREAARGKQGGRTLEIQRLIGRALRACVDRSALGERTITLDCDVLQADGGTRTAAITGAYVALVDAVNWLRQRGEIKREVVVGAVAAVSAGIYRGQPVLDLDYAEDSDCDTDMNIVMNDGGGFIELQGTAEGHAFRRDELDALLALGEKGARELFAAQNEALGR
- the rdgB gene encoding RdgB/HAM1 family non-canonical purine NTP pyrophosphatase, whose amino-acid sequence is MKLVLASSNAGKLEELRELLADTGIELIAQSDLGVDDAEETGATFVENAIIKARHAARLTGLPALADDSGICVDALDGAPGLYSARYAGEHGNASRNIDKLLEALREVPDAQRGAHFYCVLVLLHHAGDPQPLIVEGQWQGRILHARQGQGGHGYDPVFLDPVHGQSAAEMPLPLKNGLSHRGQALAALKQRLAARA
- a CDS encoding VOC family protein; the encoded protein is MSQTLALITVLVDDYDRAIAHYTGALGFELREDTDLGNGKRWVRVAPPGSRETGLLLAQASDAAQRARIGDQTGGRVGFFLHTDDFARDHARMVAAGVEFLEAPRHESYATVAVFRDAYGNRWDLLQPAS